A segment of the Anaerolineae bacterium genome:
GGCCGGGCTGGCCGGCCAATCTGGGCCAAACGTTGCGCCCCATGCTTCTCGTTTGATTATGGACAGATTTTTTAAGATATTGGCCATTGTTCAAACCTTTTTTGGTTACTCGATCTGGGCTGATGGGTCAGGCGAAATTGGGCCTGACCAGCGCGTAATTTTGATGGGCACGTTTACGGGGTTCCAGGTTTTCAACCACTGCGCATCTTCCGGCGAGACACGCACGCAGCCATTGGAAACAGGCTCTATGCCCAGGGCCCCAAGCCGGTCGTAAATCTTTACGTTATTGGCTTGCGTGTAAGGCACGCTATGAATGAGAATAGAACCTTCCGGGCCGGGGAAAAGGTACCACATATAATCGGCCCGAAAACTGTTGCGGAAGATACCGCCTCCCCAGTCATTACCCACCACTCCCTCCCAGGCCGGAGTAAACGTGTTGGTCATTGGCGCTCCGGTGCTGACCGGAATTGTCCGCACTTCAACGCCATCTTCGTAAACATACATCATCTGCTCATCCTGATTCACCAACAAGTAACGTTCAACCTGGTCGTCCGTCTCTGTCGGTGAGAGCGTGGGTGGGGTGATGGCAGTGGGCCTACGGGGCGCTGTTGGGGTGGGGGGGAGCAGGGGAGTTGGCGAGGATGCGAGGGTTAAGGTCGGCGTTGCGGGTAGGGTTGGGGTAAGTTTTGGGGTGGGTAAGGACGTGGCCGGATTTGGCTCCGGTGGGGGGGTGGTTTTTAATTTAGCTGCGGAAGAAGATGCTGTTGGCGCAGGCAGGTTGTTTTGTTTGACCGGCGTCTTGGTTACGGTTGGCGCAAATGTGGCAGTACCGTTAGATGCAAAATTTGCGGCTGAGGATGTAGCGCAGCCAACCAGTAGAGCAAGGAGCAATGGGAATAGGAGAAAGAGATAATATGATGGTTTGAGGTGTGCTTTCATAAGCGTTTGGCATTGGTTATTGTTCTAATTTCGCCGGGAGTTCAAATAAAAAGTTTACTGGCGAAGTATTGTACTATTTGTCATAATCTTTGTCAATGAAGGATTTGCGGACGCTAACTTGCAAAAGACCACAGAAGCGTTAAAATGGTTTTGGGATGGAAGGTTAAAGAATTTTTGTTTAGAAATACGGAAGAACTCATAAGAGTCCCACGAGTTTCCCCAGAGTTCTCCCGGATAAATGAAAAACTTTATCATCATTCTTTTAGCAGGCAGAGGAGGAACAGCCGGATGACTGTCAGAAAGTTTCAAATTGAGGTGGATGACGCTACTTATCAAGCCATGCTCGAACGAGGGCAAGGTGAAGGCAAACTGGTAGGGCAAATTCTGGAGGAACTTATCACGGCTTATGCCCGGGGCGAAGCCGGGAAATTGACCACTTATACTGTGCAAGCCGGCGATACTCTGGCCCAGATTGCGCGGAGAGTATACGGCGACCCTTACAAATATCCGCTTATTCAAAATGCCAACAATATTGACCATACGGGCCGGATTTGGGTAGGCCAGGTTTTGGTGATTCCTCAAATTGCTGCCGCCAGCCCAACACCACCTACACCTACACCAACGCCATCCCCGTCTCCTCCTGCTCCCCCTACTCCCCCCGAACCTGTCCCGCCATCACCTCAGCCTATTCCACCTCCACCTGAACCCGTGCCGTCTCCTGCCCAACCAACTTTGTCTGATTATGTGCGGGCGATGCCTAAAGGCTTTAGGCCGGACCGGGCCGGGACTCTGCAAGCCACCTATCAATTTCAGTTGACCGGCGTTGGCAGCGGTACCTGGACGGTTTTTGTGGCCAATCGTACCTGCTCTGTGGCTGAAGGGAGTACGCCCTTGCCGTCGGTGGCGATTGGCATGAGTGGGACCGATTTTATCAAGCTGGCGCAGGGACAGCTTGATACCAATCAGGCCTACCGTCAGGGTAAAATCAGGATTGGCGGCGACTTGAACCTGGCGGCCAGAATCCCCGACATTTTTGGCCCGTGGGCTAATTTTGTAGCGGTTAGCCCTACGCCTGCGCCAACGCCAACACCCGCTCCTCCCCCTTCACCCCAACCCACCGGTCCCATCAATCCTACGTTGCTTAACGGGAGCTTTGATGATTACCAGCCCTACGTTCGTGACGGGGAAGCCAAAGTTTGGAAAGAGCCTCAATTTTCTGAGCAATATGGCGCTCATTGGACCCTGCAACTCATTTCAGAGGTAAAAAGTCGGGTTCACCTGATGGATAGCGGCACATTTGGCCGGTTCACCCAAAAGTATTTTGGCGGCGGCGGCCTGGATTATCATATCCATGGCAAACACTCGCAGGTGGTGGCCTCCCGCTATGGCTTTGATCTGGTGTTTTTCCAAACAGTGGCCGCCCAGGAGGGGCGAGAATACACCTTTCGCGGCAGTATCGTTTCATTTTACAAAGGCACCAGCGGCGAGCGAGCCGATGGCAAAATTTTCAAAACCATTGGTCTTGACCCTACCGGCAACCGCGAATGGAATAGACCAAGCGTCATCTGGGGTGAAGGAGACGGTAAGGACAACGAGTGGCGCTATCCGGTGGTGCGAACCGTGGCCCGAACCAACGCCATCACCGTTTTCATTCGTCTGGAAAATACCGAACGCGACGTGGGTCAGACGGAGTTAAATATCGTTCACTTGGAGGATTTCAGGCTTGAGTAAAGCCAGTAAATAAACAATACCCGAAGGGCTGCCGGCGAGAGATAATTTGGCAGCCCTTCGGGTATTTATTTATCAGTTGCACCTGTTTTGTTTCAGATTCAATTTTTTGGTGATCCTGATTGTTTCAAAGAAGTGATCTCTTCTTCTATTTCACCTTCGCCCAGGTAGATGGCTTTGATCTGCGGGTTCTCACGCAGTTCGGCTGCTGTTCCTTCCAGGGCGACCACGCCGGTTTCCAGCACATAGCCCCTATTGGCCACTTGTAGCGCCATATTGGCGTTTTGTTCAACTAACAAAACGGTGGTGCCTTGTTGGTTAATATCCTGGACAATTCTGAAGATTTCTTCAACCAGGATAGGAGCCAATCCCATTGAAGGTTCATCGAGCAGTAGCAGCTTGGGCCGGGCCATCATGGCCCGGCCAATGGCCAGCATTTGCTGCTCGCCGCC
Coding sequences within it:
- a CDS encoding L,D-transpeptidase, whose translation is MKAHLKPSYYLFLLFPLLLALLVGCATSSAANFASNGTATFAPTVTKTPVKQNNLPAPTASSSAAKLKTTPPPEPNPATSLPTPKLTPTLPATPTLTLASSPTPLLPPTPTAPRRPTAITPPTLSPTETDDQVERYLLVNQDEQMMYVYEDGVEVRTIPVSTGAPMTNTFTPAWEGVVGNDWGGGIFRNSFRADYMWYLFPGPEGSILIHSVPYTQANNVKIYDRLGALGIEPVSNGCVRVSPEDAQWLKTWNPVNVPIKITRWSGPISPDPSAQIE
- a CDS encoding SCP2 sterol-binding domain-containing protein, coding for MVLGWKVKEFLFRNTEELIRVPRVSPEFSRINEKLYHHSFSRQRRNSRMTVRKFQIEVDDATYQAMLERGQGEGKLVGQILEELITAYARGEAGKLTTYTVQAGDTLAQIARRVYGDPYKYPLIQNANNIDHTGRIWVGQVLVIPQIAAASPTPPTPTPTPSPSPPAPPTPPEPVPPSPQPIPPPPEPVPSPAQPTLSDYVRAMPKGFRPDRAGTLQATYQFQLTGVGSGTWTVFVANRTCSVAEGSTPLPSVAIGMSGTDFIKLAQGQLDTNQAYRQGKIRIGGDLNLAARIPDIFGPWANFVAVSPTPAPTPTPAPPPSPQPTGPINPTLLNGSFDDYQPYVRDGEAKVWKEPQFSEQYGAHWTLQLISEVKSRVHLMDSGTFGRFTQKYFGGGGLDYHIHGKHSQVVASRYGFDLVFFQTVAAQEGREYTFRGSIVSFYKGTSGERADGKIFKTIGLDPTGNREWNRPSVIWGEGDGKDNEWRYPVVRTVARTNAITVFIRLENTERDVGQTELNIVHLEDFRLE